From Fibrobacter sp. UWR2, the proteins below share one genomic window:
- a CDS encoding twin-arginine translocase TatA/TatE family subunit — protein MSIGIPEIILIVVVVLLLFGAKRIPELARSLGKAQNEYKKAKDALKEEAEDLQKTVEKAADASARSATEEEKKG, from the coding sequence ATGTCCATCGGAATTCCAGAAATAATCCTGATTGTGGTCGTGGTGCTCCTTTTGTTCGGGGCAAAGCGCATTCCTGAACTTGCACGTTCCCTGGGCAAGGCCCAGAACGAGTACAAGAAGGCGAAAGACGCCCTGAAGGAAGAAGCTGAAGACCTACAGAAGACGGTGGAAAAAGCCGCCGATGCTTCGGCACGCTCAGCAACCGAAGAAGAAAAGAAAGGCTGA
- the tatC gene encoding twin-arginine translocase subunit TatC: MTSKQDQEATLISHLEALRRALLRSIVALAIGIVPLFLVSPYVLDWFCKQIALQGDVTLHYFSPMEVFLLQLKISALLDCVLFSPYIAWNMWQFVLPALYDNEKRFIRSIVAMTSGLFIAGVAFCLVVCFPLIVQFGMSFASTTLQPVFGVSNLVTLALWLSLAFGCMFQFPLVTYALIRAGIVNYETVCSKRPYVVVAILLFAALLTPPDIISQLLLGAPTYLLFETGLLAARRFKNRN, translated from the coding sequence ATGACCTCCAAGCAGGATCAAGAGGCTACGCTGATTTCGCACCTGGAAGCGCTCCGACGGGCGCTTTTGCGTTCTATTGTCGCCCTTGCCATCGGCATCGTGCCCCTGTTCCTAGTTTCACCCTACGTTCTGGACTGGTTCTGTAAGCAAATTGCCCTGCAGGGCGACGTCACACTCCATTACTTTTCCCCGATGGAAGTGTTCCTGCTGCAGCTCAAGATTTCTGCTCTGCTGGACTGCGTGCTGTTTTCGCCCTACATCGCCTGGAACATGTGGCAGTTCGTGCTTCCTGCTCTATACGATAACGAGAAACGATTCATCCGCTCCATCGTGGCCATGACCAGCGGGCTGTTTATCGCAGGCGTCGCCTTCTGCCTTGTCGTCTGCTTCCCGCTGATTGTGCAGTTCGGCATGAGCTTTGCAAGCACGACTCTGCAACCCGTATTTGGCGTCTCTAACCTGGTAACACTCGCGCTCTGGCTTTCGCTTGCGTTCGGATGCATGTTCCAGTTCCCGCTGGTGACCTACGCGTTAATCCGTGCGGGCATCGTGAATTACGAAACCGTCTGCAGCAAGCGCCCCTACGTGGTGGTGGCAATCCTGTTGTTCGCCGCACTCCTTACTCCACCCGACATAATAAGCCAACTACTTCTGGGCGCACCGACGTATCTGCTCTTTGAAACGGGCTTGTTGGCAGCAAGACGCTTCAAGAATCGCAATTAA
- a CDS encoding flavodoxin family protein — MKVVLFNGSRREKGCTYTALSLVAGELKAAGIETEIFFVGGRVLKGETDAVVHEAKEILKTADAVVYGSPVYYASPSGEMLMFLDRLYGIAEAELLFKPAATVASARRAGTSATLDALNKYPAFAQQPMVASRYWNMVHGSSPEDVLKDEEGVQIMKELGRNMAWILKSIEAGKKAGVEQPVAEKKIFTNFIR, encoded by the coding sequence ATGAAGGTCGTTTTATTCAATGGAAGCCGTCGCGAAAAGGGTTGCACTTATACGGCGCTGAGCCTCGTGGCCGGCGAACTCAAGGCCGCTGGCATCGAGACGGAAATCTTCTTCGTGGGTGGCCGCGTGCTCAAGGGCGAAACCGATGCCGTTGTTCACGAAGCCAAGGAAATCCTTAAAACGGCCGACGCCGTCGTTTACGGATCTCCGGTGTACTACGCATCCCCGAGTGGCGAAATGCTGATGTTCCTGGACAGGCTTTACGGCATTGCCGAAGCGGAACTGCTCTTTAAGCCTGCCGCAACGGTTGCCTCTGCCCGCCGTGCAGGGACGAGCGCTACGCTTGATGCACTGAACAAGTATCCTGCATTTGCGCAGCAGCCCATGGTGGCATCGCGCTACTGGAATATGGTCCACGGTTCTAGCCCCGAAGATGTGCTGAAGGACGAAGAAGGCGTGCAGATTATGAAGGAACTGGGCCGCAACATGGCATGGATCCTGAAGAGCATCGAAGCGGGCAAGAAGGCGGGTGTAGAACAGCCCGTTGCCGAAAAGAAAATCTTCACGAACTTTATCCGCTAG